From a single Sorghum bicolor cultivar BTx623 chromosome 5, Sorghum_bicolor_NCBIv3, whole genome shotgun sequence genomic region:
- the LOC8069268 gene encoding uncharacterized protein LOC8069268: MSRRASAARDRCLELERVIADRARSGSLGIDDALKLFDELLPHARPASVRAFNHLLNVVARARCSSTSELAVSLFNRMARACSNKVYVYKERSSIGSPIMTFIYGVNTSNLPGYLILI, encoded by the exons ATGTCGCGCCGCGCGAGCGCCGCCCGTGACCGGTGCCTGGAGCTGGAGCGCGTCATCGCGGACCGTGCCAGGTCGGGGAGCCTTGGCATCGACGACGCGCTCAAGCTGTTCGATGAATTGCTGCCCCACGCGAGGCCTGCCTCGGTTCGTGCTTTCAACCACCTGCTTAACGTTGTCGCTCGCGCCCGATGCTCTTCAACCTCCGAGCTCGCCGTCTCCCTCTTCAACAGGATGGCCCGTGCCTGCTCCAACAAG GTCTATGTCTATAAAGAGAGGTCAAGCATTGGAAGTCCCATCATGACCTTCATTTATGGTGTCAACACTTCTAACCTTCCTGGTTATCTGATTCTGATCTGA